Within Psychrobacter sp. AH5, the genomic segment GCTTGGACAAACATCTCTTGACCTGAGACTCGCATAATAGCTTCAGCTTTGTGGCTCTTTTTGCCGCCATCACTAGCTCCACTATTATCTAATGACAAGATGACTTGAATACTTTGAATTTGATCGAAATGACGTTCAATCTTCTCTAATTTTTCGCGCACTGCGGTATTCATGGCATCGGTAACACTGATATGGTGACCACTAATAGATACGTTCATATGTTCGTCCTTATATTTATTTACAATACTAAATCGCTTAGTTTTTGTTGTTAATGCCCCTCTAATTTGTCATGAATAATGAATAGTAGCAAGACGCTATATTGTAATTAAATGTAATTATTATTTCTGTTATTCGGCAAACTCTATATAATCAAAAAATTTATTTTTATAAACTTCACTCTCGTAACCTATTTAACTGTCGCTAGTATTTTTGTTTACGCTGAGTAGAAGATCCTATCCCCATTGCTTCACGATATTTAGCTACCGTTCGCCTAGCAATATCGATACCTTCTTCACGCAGATGTTGCTGCAAGCGGCTATCAGAGAGTGGCTTTTTGGGTGCTTCGTTCTCTATAAGCTGCTTAATCCTAGCGCTGATAGCCGTTGATGAGACATCGCCATCACTGCTACTGACATGCGATGAAAAGAAGTGCTTGAGCGAAAATAGCCCTTGCGGTGTCAAGATGGACTTGCTGGTCGTCAAACGCGACACTGTCGATTCGTGTAGTCCTACCTCTTCGGCAATATCTCTTAAAATCAAAGGCTGCATCGCTGAAGCACCGTGACGCAAAAACTCCTGCTGGCGCCGAACGATACTAGTCGCCACTTTCAATAAGTTTTGATTACGCTCCTCAATACTTCGAATAAATAATTTGGCATCGGTAAGGTTTTCACGTAGATACTGATTGTCCGAGCTATCATCGCCGCGCCTGACAAGATTGGCATAGTCTTGATTGATACGCAGCTTCGGTAGCGTCTCCGGATTAAGACTTACCTGCCAGCGCTCGTCTGTCATCGCCCTATCGACTTCCAGAGCCGCTGACGGATGGCGACGAATGGGCGTCACTAACATATCCGGAATATCATAACTCTCCGGCGCTTGCTGATAATCCGCTTGGCTACTTTTAAAAGACAACCCAGGCGCAGGATTGAGCTGACGTAATAAGCTTAGCGCTGGGGTAATCTGCTCAGCCTTGAGACCAGTGACTTGCATAAGCGCCTTGATATTATTACTTACTAAATGCTCACTTGCTGATAATAAGACCTCAGCAAAAGCCAAATGCTCGGTATTACGATCAAGTTTGCTTAGCTGTATTGCCAAGCATTCGCTTAGATTACGCGCCCCTACGCCTACTGGATCACAGGACTGAATGACCTTGAGCATGACCGTTATCTCATCACGCTCTATCGGCTCCTCCCACTGATAAAAGCTTGCCATCGTCGCAAAGCTCTGTAACAACTCCTCGATATCTAAACGAATAAACCCCCTCTCATCCATAGCGTCAATCAGATAATCGGCGATCATGGTATCGGTATCAGATAAGCGCTTAAAATTGAGCTGCCAACGCACATAGTCTTGAATGCTAGCGTTGGTTGCGCCTTGATAACTATCAAGATCATCAAAATCAAAATGGCTAGTAGCGGATTGGCTAGCGCTTGCGCTATTAAAGCTACTTATCTCAAAAGTCTCTTGATTATTATAATCGCTATCAGTGCTATTATTAGCTAAGTCTTGGCTATCGATATCCATAGCGCTATCATCGATAGTGGCTTGCTGCAATTTATCAAAACTGTCTGTATTGTCATAATTATCATAAGCGTCAGAGCTATCGTAATTATCAAACTCATCAATGCTATTTTCTTTGTCGTTAACGTTATCCACTACTGCACCACTATTCCACATCTCAAGCGTTAAGGGTTCATCGAGGCTCTCTTGGCTATCCTCATAGTCGTTATCCTCATCATAACTCTCGTCTTCTTCAATACGCTCAAGTAACGGGTTACTATCAAGCTTAGCTTGTACTTCCTGCGCTAATTCAAGACTAGAGAGCTGCAACAATTTAATAGCTTGCTGCATTTGCGGCGTAAGCTTTTGTGAGGTGCTTAGCGTGGCTGCTAACCCGAATGACATACTCATAAACGGTTTATTGCACTCCAATATTGAGATGGCTTTGGTTAATAGTTTATCTAATAATAGCTGCTAACAGTGACTTAACGTCCTATAGGGCCATGACGATAGCATTTTTTATAGTAATCTTGCTATGATAATTTATATCTAACCTTTATAAGCTATCTATCTTGGCAAAAATAATCGCTATCTTAAACAAATGAGAGATCATATGAATAAATCTTTAAAAGTCGCGGCGCTACAGATGAACAGTCAGCAAGATGTCGAGGCTAATCTTAATACTATTAAAGCGGCCATTAGTGACGCTAGCAATCAAGGCGCACAGCTAGTCGTCTTACCCGAAAACTGTTGTAGTATGGGTCGGCAGTTCCCTACCGCTGAGCGCTTTGAGTCGCTGTCAGCCACATTAGGTGACTATGCTCGCGAGCATAACGTTCATCTACTAGCCGGCTCGCTACCTTGTCCGTTTCGTCCTGACGGCGTAATTGTACCAGAC encodes:
- the hpf gene encoding ribosome hibernation-promoting factor, HPF/YfiA family; protein product: MNVSISGHHISVTDAMNTAVREKLEKIERHFDQIQSIQVILSLDNSGASDGGKKSHKAEAIMRVSGQEMFVQAQDDDMYKAINEMADKLERQVRKYKTRQQDKKTRGSGRDGNYDDNEVVDAAPAL
- the rpoN gene encoding RNA polymerase factor sigma-54; translation: MSMSFGLAATLSTSQKLTPQMQQAIKLLQLSSLELAQEVQAKLDSNPLLERIEEDESYDEDNDYEDSQESLDEPLTLEMWNSGAVVDNVNDKENSIDEFDNYDSSDAYDNYDNTDSFDKLQQATIDDSAMDIDSQDLANNSTDSDYNNQETFEISSFNSASASQSATSHFDFDDLDSYQGATNASIQDYVRWQLNFKRLSDTDTMIADYLIDAMDERGFIRLDIEELLQSFATMASFYQWEEPIERDEITVMLKVIQSCDPVGVGARNLSECLAIQLSKLDRNTEHLAFAEVLLSASEHLVSNNIKALMQVTGLKAEQITPALSLLRQLNPAPGLSFKSSQADYQQAPESYDIPDMLVTPIRRHPSAALEVDRAMTDERWQVSLNPETLPKLRINQDYANLVRRGDDSSDNQYLRENLTDAKLFIRSIEERNQNLLKVATSIVRRQQEFLRHGASAMQPLILRDIAEEVGLHESTVSRLTTSKSILTPQGLFSLKHFFSSHVSSSDGDVSSTAISARIKQLIENEAPKKPLSDSRLQQHLREEGIDIARRTVAKYREAMGIGSSTQRKQKY